The following are encoded together in the Triticum dicoccoides isolate Atlit2015 ecotype Zavitan chromosome 6B, WEW_v2.0, whole genome shotgun sequence genome:
- the LOC119325174 gene encoding uncharacterized protein LOC119325174, whose product MARTSSRRRAAKLMAKPSGSTMVKGSPDDRISSLPNDILVNILNRLDVRAATRTSVLSRRWSQLPAMVPQLTISARDLLPSETKTSISKVEIVRRATAAVAKDPANAALSNAELVRRTSAAVAKALADAAAVAKALADAAAVAKAVANTAVAKVIKSILACRDPGGWPIRLSMTFYLRDGVPISVGHTVGNAMATLKVEKAEFTVLTEKEGRKCSIDDVVNYGTRFVSFFNECHNAFAGLTRLYLENLRFRESNFVSNILVTCKQLNYLGFFNCDTEDWITLQVEHAQLIELSIVDCRFDMVKLTWVPKLTWLVFLFWITSREPPLALGYVPLLEVLRLSNAARSLDKMLKLSTFLHETSVRDLTLGFQCEKIWVQPECLTRRQAYVFQQLRILNLVKIPEGHDLTWTMFFLEAALSLEELYMTVWEHPCEMEMNQEIRREQSYSENKGVEWESRTSNFKHHCLAKFILVGFQAKDYMVTHVRRVLKAAVNLQDVYLYDRLVCAKCQEKVKIARRYDALVRGMCPGVNQPIKFPYTNEDQRAVQKRMPRGIGSLAKIHFLTSNQIRAEHRPRIAVDSLGAIED is encoded by the exons ATGGCGAGGACTAGTAGCCGGCGACGGGCTGCCAAATTGATGGCCAAGCCATCCGGTTCGACCATGGTG AAAGGCAGTCCAGACGATAGGATCAGCAGCTTGCCCAATGACATCCTGGTCAACATTCTCAACCGGCTCGATGTTCGCGCCGCTACGAGAACCAGTGTCCTCTCGAGACGGTGGAGTCAGCTTCCTGCCATGGTCCCACAGCTTACAATCAGTGCTCGGGACCTCCTGCCGTCAGAAACTAAAACCAGCATTTCCAAAGTTGAAATTGTTCGGAGGGCCACTGCAGCTGTGGCCAAAGATCCGGCCAATGCAGCACTGTCCAATGCTGAATTGGTtcggaggaccagtgcagctgttgCCAAAGCCTTGGCTGATGCAGCAGCTGTAGCCAAAGCCTTGGCCGATGCAGCAGCTGTGGCCAAAGCTGTGGCCAATACAGCTGTAGCCAAAGTGATAAAGAGCATACTGGCATGCAGGGATCCGGGTGGATGGCCCATTCGCCTCAGCATGACCTTCTACTTGAGAGACGGTGTCCCCATATCTGTTGGGCATACTGTTGGCAATGCCATGGCGACACTCAAGGTTGAGAAAGCTGAATTCACAGTTTTGACAGAGAAGGAGGGACGCAAGTGCAGTATTGATGATGTGGTGAACTATGGGACACGGTTTGTGTCATTTTTTAATGAATGCCACAATGCATTTGCTGGTCTCACACGCCTCTACCTGGAGAATTTGAGATTCCGTGAATCCAACTTTGTCTCTAACATCCTTGTCACTTGCAAGCAATTAAATTATTTAGGTTTTTTCAATTGTGACACAGAGGATTGGATAACACTCCAAGTTGAACACGCACAGCTCATTGAGCTCAGTATTGTTGATTGCCGTTTTGACATGGTCAAACTCACCTGGGTTCCGAAACTCACCTGGCTGGTGTTTTTGTTTTGGATAACTTCCAGAGAACCTCCACTGGCACTGGGCTATGTCCCATTGCTCGAGGTTCTGAGACTTTCAAATGCTGCTCGTAGTTTGGACAAAATGCTGAAGTTAAGTACTTTTCTTCACGAGACCTCTGTTCGAGACCTGACGTTGGGGTTTCAATGCGAAAAG ATTTGGGTTCAACCAGAGTGTTTGACCAGGAGGCAGGCATATGTGTTCCAGCAATTAAGGATTCTCAATCTAGTTAAAATTCCTGAAGGGCATGATCTCACCTGGACAATGTTCTTCTTGGAAGCGGCGCTGTCCCTGGAGGAGCTCTACATGACG GTATGGGAGCATCCATGTGAAATGGAAATGAATCAGGAGATTAGGAGGGAGCAGTCGTATAGTGAGAACAAGGGCGTTGAATGGGAATCGCGTACATCAAATTTCAAGCACCACTGTCTGGCCAAGTTCATCCTCGTCGGCTTTCAAGCTAAAGACTACATGGTGACTCATGTCAGGCGTGTCCTGAAAGCAGCGGTGAATCTACAGGATGTCTACCTGTATGATAGACTGGTATGTGCCAAGTGCCAAGAGAAAGTAAAGATTGCGCGCAGGTATGATGCACTGGTACGTGGCATGTGCCCAGGCGTGAATCAGCCTATAAAGTTCCCATATACAAACGAGGACCAGCGTGCAGTGCAGAAGCGAATGCCCCGGGGCATTGGGTCACTTGCCAAAATCCACTTCCTGACATCTAATCAAATAAGGGCTGAACATCGTCCAAGGATAGCTGTAGATTCTTTGGGTGCCATTGAAGATTAG